A stretch of the Dyella sp. 2HG41-7 genome encodes the following:
- a CDS encoding DUF4440 domain-containing protein: MKTVLFALLATVAFTATTQAAAETPSARAAIQQTLDATAKYWSAGDMDAFMRASYEHTSTVRYIGSKDVVVGYDAIAAMYTSHYKPNANADMGHLTLQLIDVQQLSPDYAMAIGRYNVTWKNGKSASGMTTLLFHRTGSQWLIALDHSS; the protein is encoded by the coding sequence ATGAAAACCGTTCTTTTTGCTTTACTTGCTACCGTTGCCTTCACCGCGACCACGCAAGCAGCCGCTGAGACGCCGTCCGCGCGCGCAGCGATTCAACAGACCCTGGACGCCACCGCCAAGTACTGGTCCGCCGGCGACATGGACGCCTTTATGCGCGCCTCGTACGAACACACGTCCACCGTGCGCTATATCGGCAGCAAAGATGTCGTGGTCGGATACGACGCGATCGCCGCGATGTACACGTCGCACTACAAGCCAAACGCAAACGCCGACATGGGACACCTCACGCTGCAATTGATCGATGTGCAGCAACTCTCCCCCGATTACGCGATGGCGATCGGCCGTTACAACGTGACCTGGAAAAATGGCAAGTCGGCATCGGGCATGACCACGCTGTTGTTTCATCGCACCGGTTCCCAATGGCTTATCGCTTTGGATCATTCCTCGTAA
- a CDS encoding alpha-glucosidase family protein encodes MIDASWWRGAVIYQIYPRSFLDTNQDGVGDLPGIIQRLDYVASLGVDAIWIAPFFRSPMADFGYDIADYRDVDPLFGTLDDFDRLLAKAHSLNLKVMIDQVLSHTSDQHAWFKESRENQTNDKADWYVWADAKPDGSAPNNWLAIFGGSAWQWEPRRGQYYLHNFLASQPDLNFHNPQVRAAVLDNVRFWLDKGVDGLRLDAINFCFHDAQLRDNPPKPKEKRVGRGFSPDNPYAFQYHLYNNTQPENLAFLGELRALLDLYPTAVTLGEISSEDSLATMAEYTHGHRLHMGYSFELLGSDFSATYIRNTVEQLEAQVSEGWPCWSISNHDVERVLTRWGNGNASPRLANLLTAMVCSLRGSVCVYQGEELGLTEANVPFESLRDPYGITFWPNFKGRDGCRTPMPWDDSAFAGFSKVAPWLPIDEAHKALAVTHQETDPDSVLHGFRRFMQWRAAQPALRRGGIRFLDTPEPVLAFVREHDGAQVLAVFNLSKQPQSLTLKGFEGAQPLSGHGLDQGSLELGQLQLPGHGALFARC; translated from the coding sequence ATGATCGATGCAAGCTGGTGGCGCGGCGCCGTCATCTACCAGATTTATCCACGCAGTTTTCTCGACACCAACCAGGATGGCGTCGGTGACTTGCCGGGCATCATCCAGCGACTGGATTACGTGGCAAGCCTGGGCGTGGATGCGATCTGGATCGCACCGTTCTTCCGTTCGCCGATGGCCGACTTCGGTTACGACATTGCCGATTATCGCGACGTCGATCCGCTGTTCGGCACGCTCGACGATTTCGATCGTCTGCTGGCGAAAGCGCACAGCCTAAATTTGAAAGTGATGATCGATCAGGTGTTGAGCCACACCTCCGATCAACACGCATGGTTCAAGGAAAGCCGCGAAAACCAGACCAACGATAAAGCCGATTGGTACGTGTGGGCGGACGCAAAACCCGACGGCAGCGCGCCAAACAACTGGCTGGCGATTTTCGGCGGCTCGGCGTGGCAATGGGAGCCGCGACGCGGCCAGTACTACTTGCACAACTTTCTCGCTTCGCAGCCGGATTTGAATTTCCACAATCCGCAAGTGCGCGCGGCGGTGCTCGACAACGTGCGCTTCTGGCTTGACAAAGGCGTGGACGGGTTGCGTCTGGACGCAATCAACTTCTGTTTCCACGACGCGCAGCTGCGCGACAATCCGCCGAAGCCGAAAGAAAAACGCGTGGGCCGCGGTTTCAGTCCGGATAATCCCTACGCGTTCCAATATCACCTCTACAACAACACGCAGCCGGAAAACCTCGCCTTTCTCGGTGAATTGCGCGCATTGCTCGATCTCTATCCGACCGCAGTGACGCTCGGCGAAATTTCGTCGGAAGATTCGCTCGCAACGATGGCCGAATACACGCACGGCCATCGCCTGCATATGGGCTATAGCTTCGAACTGCTAGGCAGCGATTTCAGCGCGACGTATATCCGCAACACCGTGGAGCAACTCGAAGCGCAAGTCAGCGAAGGCTGGCCGTGCTGGTCGATCTCCAATCACGACGTCGAACGCGTGCTCACGCGTTGGGGTAATGGCAACGCATCGCCGCGTCTGGCAAACCTGCTCACCGCAATGGTGTGTTCGTTGCGTGGCTCGGTGTGCGTGTATCAAGGCGAAGAACTTGGTTTGACCGAAGCGAACGTGCCGTTCGAATCGCTACGCGATCCTTACGGCATCACTTTCTGGCCGAATTTCAAAGGTCGCGACGGATGCCGCACGCCGATGCCCTGGGACGACAGCGCCTTCGCCGGCTTCAGCAAAGTTGCGCCGTGGCTGCCGATTGACGAAGCGCACAAAGCGCTCGCCGTGACGCATCAGGAAACCGATCCCGATTCGGTCTTGCACGGTTTCCGTCGCTTTATGCAATGGCGTGCCGCGCAGCCGGCATTGCGTCGCGGCGGCATTCGCTTTCTGGATACACCCGAACCGGTGCTCGCCTTCGTTCGCGAGCATGACGGCGCGCAAGTGCTCGCGGTGTTCAACCTCAGCAAACAGCCGCAATCGCTGACATTGAAAGGCTTCGAAGGCGCACAACCGCTTTCGGGTCACGGCTTGGACCAAGGTTCGCTGGAGCTCGGTCAGCTGCAGCTTCCCGGACACGGCGCGCTGTTCGCACGCTGCTGA
- a CDS encoding TonB-dependent receptor, translating to MILKRNLLVMALASAGLCMAFGVQAATGDTGAQQTTDSSQQAATTSNNTANNGSTSQATTNPKSQAQLAKSLSTVTVTGFSASVEKSVDYQRYADTIQSVVTAADIGGLPDQSIADSLTHLPGVSAERIAGQASQINIRGLSGDFILTTLDGREQPSTSGTNYIQFDQYPSELINMATVYKTSQASLITGGVAGTIALQTANPLDNTKDQSLNIDTRGSYNDAANGVPNASATGYRLSVAYQGKFLDNTLGVGLGFADMYQPHVSEQFVGEASDGGLYQLNKASPQQSYMPEGVQLQQNGGEERRRGYLGTVVWKPTDELQLTADTFFSKFDNSSYGFGYRSQNYYGNNTQVTNPVFTYAQPGQPGTLIGGTVTGASASSQFSNETTADNYTTNTNVFSGGLNMKWNHGNWHVESDLSMSRAASHEINVDTTADPYNGLGTATPTLMSQTANFLLKGRSIGDLSFANPGIYTNLNDMALSRYGVYPYIYHDRDKAFRTAVQYDLPNNPVFTAIEAGVYANNHAYNADREVYVYGSEWGGYASNSPGQPPLTIPSSAAQVTCWKGNFSGFPCFLTLNGPAILAAHGIVANPVKNITDQSWSEIQSGSVNERTRDFFLMGDIDAQVGGRELTGNVGVRVSHQSQYSNGLQQVGNGEGVPITDGNGNTSTDYAPLKVGKTYTDYLPSLNLIYHWDDNDQTRFSAAKVLSRPPINTMLAGAGSWVSNGQYNVWGGTSPLLNPLRATQYDLDYEHYFDDSTGEVTVGVYYKDIASFIQNVTYNNFDFAAAGIKVPTNPATGQPYANGVYQTAYNAQGGHVDGVEAQFTKTHFLPGIWSGLGFDANVAFSASNVHNPTTLAGPTTQIGLPGLSKRVASAALFYDNGTFSARLSANYRSSFLSDTQIAVDNQLVTFASETVYDFQAAYNITKQFSVVAQMLNLSNQPTRTYFGGNPTQTGTIQYFGRTSYLGVNFKL from the coding sequence GTGATACTCAAGCGTAATTTGCTGGTGATGGCACTGGCTTCGGCTGGTCTTTGCATGGCTTTCGGCGTACAGGCTGCGACGGGCGATACCGGTGCGCAGCAGACGACCGATTCGTCGCAACAAGCCGCCACGACGAGCAACAACACCGCCAATAACGGCAGCACCAGTCAGGCAACCACCAATCCGAAGAGCCAGGCGCAGTTGGCCAAGAGCTTGTCCACCGTGACGGTGACGGGCTTCAGCGCGAGCGTCGAGAAGTCGGTCGACTATCAGCGTTATGCCGACACGATTCAGAGCGTGGTGACGGCGGCCGATATCGGCGGTCTTCCGGATCAGTCCATCGCCGACTCGCTGACGCATCTGCCGGGCGTTTCCGCCGAGCGCATCGCGGGCCAGGCATCGCAGATCAATATCCGCGGTCTTTCGGGCGACTTCATTCTGACCACGCTGGACGGTCGCGAGCAGCCCTCGACCAGCGGCACCAACTACATCCAGTTCGACCAATATCCGTCCGAACTGATCAACATGGCGACGGTGTACAAAACCTCGCAGGCATCGCTGATCACAGGCGGCGTGGCGGGCACCATCGCGTTGCAGACGGCCAATCCGCTGGATAACACCAAGGATCAGTCGCTCAACATCGATACGCGCGGCAGCTACAACGACGCGGCGAACGGCGTGCCCAATGCAAGCGCGACCGGTTATCGACTGAGCGTGGCCTACCAGGGCAAGTTCCTCGACAACACCTTGGGTGTTGGCCTGGGCTTTGCGGATATGTATCAGCCGCACGTGTCCGAGCAGTTCGTCGGCGAAGCGTCCGACGGTGGTTTGTATCAGCTCAACAAGGCCAGTCCGCAGCAGTCGTATATGCCCGAAGGCGTGCAGCTGCAGCAGAACGGCGGCGAAGAGCGTCGTCGCGGTTATCTCGGCACCGTCGTGTGGAAGCCCACCGATGAGTTGCAATTGACCGCCGATACGTTCTTCTCGAAGTTCGACAACTCGTCGTACGGTTTCGGTTACCGTTCGCAGAATTACTACGGCAACAATACGCAGGTCACCAATCCGGTGTTCACGTATGCGCAGCCTGGCCAGCCGGGCACGCTGATCGGCGGTACGGTAACCGGCGCCAGCGCCTCCTCGCAGTTCTCCAACGAAACCACGGCCGACAACTACACGACGAACACCAACGTGTTCTCCGGCGGCCTGAACATGAAGTGGAACCACGGCAACTGGCACGTCGAATCCGATCTGTCGATGTCGCGCGCCGCCAGCCACGAAATCAACGTCGACACCACGGCCGATCCGTACAACGGCCTGGGCACCGCAACCCCGACGCTGATGTCGCAGACGGCGAATTTCTTGCTGAAGGGTCGCTCCATCGGCGATCTGTCGTTCGCCAATCCGGGCATCTACACCAACCTCAACGACATGGCGTTGTCGCGTTACGGTGTGTATCCCTACATTTATCACGATCGCGATAAAGCGTTCCGCACCGCCGTTCAATACGATCTGCCGAACAACCCCGTGTTCACGGCGATCGAAGCGGGCGTGTACGCGAACAACCATGCCTATAACGCGGATCGCGAGGTCTATGTATACGGTTCGGAGTGGGGCGGTTATGCAAGTAACAGCCCGGGTCAGCCGCCGCTGACCATTCCGTCCTCGGCTGCGCAGGTCACCTGCTGGAAAGGCAACTTCAGCGGCTTCCCCTGCTTCCTGACGCTCAACGGTCCAGCCATCTTGGCCGCGCACGGCATCGTCGCCAACCCGGTGAAGAACATCACCGATCAGAGCTGGTCGGAAATTCAGAGCGGCTCGGTCAACGAGCGCACGCGCGACTTCTTCCTGATGGGCGATATCGACGCGCAAGTCGGCGGCCGCGAGCTGACCGGTAACGTCGGCGTGCGCGTGTCGCACCAGTCGCAGTACAGCAACGGTCTGCAGCAGGTCGGCAACGGCGAAGGCGTTCCGATCACCGACGGTAACGGCAACACCAGCACCGACTACGCGCCGCTCAAGGTCGGCAAGACGTATACCGACTACCTGCCGTCGTTGAACCTGATCTATCACTGGGACGACAACGACCAGACGCGTTTCTCCGCAGCCAAGGTACTGTCGCGTCCGCCGATCAACACGATGCTGGCAGGCGCAGGTTCCTGGGTGTCCAACGGTCAGTACAACGTGTGGGGCGGCACCAGCCCGCTGCTGAATCCGCTGCGCGCTACGCAGTACGACCTGGATTACGAGCATTACTTCGACGATTCCACTGGCGAAGTGACGGTGGGTGTGTACTACAAGGACATCGCCTCGTTCATCCAGAACGTCACCTACAACAACTTCGATTTCGCCGCGGCCGGCATCAAGGTGCCGACCAATCCGGCCACCGGTCAGCCTTACGCGAACGGCGTCTATCAGACCGCCTACAACGCACAGGGCGGTCACGTGGACGGCGTGGAAGCGCAGTTCACCAAGACGCACTTCCTGCCGGGCATCTGGTCGGGCCTGGGCTTCGACGCAAACGTGGCGTTCAGCGCGAGCAACGTGCACAACCCGACCACCCTGGCTGGCCCGACAACGCAAATCGGCTTGCCAGGCTTGTCCAAGCGCGTGGCGAGTGCGGCGCTGTTCTACGACAACGGCACCTTCTCGGCCCGCTTGTCCGCGAACTACCGTTCGTCGTTCCTCTCCGACACGCAGATCGCCGTCGACAACCAGTTGGTGACGTTCGCATCCGAAACCGTGTACGACTTCCAAGCGGCGTACAACATCACCAAGCAGTTCAGCGTGGTGGCTCAGATGCTCAACCTCAGCAACCAGCCGACGCGCACGTACTTCGGCGGCAACCCGACGCAGACCGGCACGATCCAGTACTTCGGACGCACCAGCTACCTCGGCGTGAACTTCAAGCTGTAA
- a CDS encoding TonB-dependent receptor: MKSLRHRALYSAIILSGVVLSSMVYAQDAAKNKGTSNKTAVAQNKSASSSATTLDGITVTASKRAESIQVVPISMSALNGEQLERLGVTSLADLSRIAPSLNVASSGPGSNNLIIRGISSIAGSAATVGYYLDDTPIAASSNAALLSTRGVIDPSVFDIDRVEVLRGPQGTIYGSSSMGGTVKYVTNQPDADAVEARIKTDISGTQGGGLNNNVSGVANLPLVDGKVGLRVSAYERYDDGFIDRYPIDPYNYLAADPSGKVKKDVNTYKSYGTRAALLIKPDDTLTITPSVLYQYSRLGSPYTFDAVPGSLSNPIQVRDVNEADVQKSLIANVAVHKQFEYAEVVSSTSYFTREVNLREDASKVINYFFDLPTVYPVTMFGDYKNKEFTEELRATSTLDGPLQAIAGAYYHHVNAPLASSIPFPAGFNQTFGTPFPNYSTIYAGTRNAALDEYAIFGELSYQITDQLKASAGMRAFEVTQSFTQTGDGVFNGGYSAVSNRSRDTGVTPKYTLEYQITPDKMVYATASQGYRPGGPNNPAPVSLCGQEVEGLGLNASQLSTYSPDYLWNYEIGAKTSWLDHRLTVNASVYRIDWSQVQQQIVLQCGFNITANFGNAVSQGGEVEMQFRPIKSLTLGAGFGYTDAYLKNDVPGTDAKAGNRLVNVPRVSGSASAEYRHPVSGNYDGFLRADVSYVGRENFLYDQASPFYQRGGFTTTNIRAGVQGYNGWDVSLYATNLFNKRGETDLPVAISADLPTTRRMAINQPRTIGMTVQYQY, encoded by the coding sequence ATGAAATCTCTTCGTCACCGCGCGTTGTATAGCGCGATCATTCTCAGCGGCGTCGTGCTATCGAGCATGGTGTACGCACAAGATGCCGCGAAAAATAAAGGCACGAGCAACAAGACCGCGGTAGCCCAAAACAAATCAGCTTCTTCGTCCGCCACCACGCTGGACGGCATCACCGTTACAGCAAGCAAGCGCGCGGAATCCATCCAAGTAGTGCCAATCAGCATGTCGGCGCTCAATGGCGAGCAGCTGGAGCGGCTAGGCGTTACCAGTCTTGCCGATTTGTCGCGCATCGCGCCGTCGTTGAACGTGGCGTCGTCCGGGCCGGGTTCCAATAACCTGATCATTCGCGGCATTTCCTCCATCGCCGGTTCCGCCGCGACGGTGGGCTACTACCTCGACGACACGCCGATTGCCGCATCGAGCAACGCGGCGTTGCTCTCCACGCGCGGCGTGATCGACCCGTCCGTGTTCGATATCGATCGCGTGGAAGTGCTGCGCGGTCCGCAGGGCACGATTTACGGTTCCAGCTCTATGGGCGGCACGGTGAAGTACGTGACCAATCAGCCGGATGCCGATGCGGTCGAGGCGCGCATCAAGACGGATATTTCAGGCACGCAAGGCGGCGGCTTGAACAACAACGTTAGCGGCGTGGCGAATCTGCCGTTGGTCGACGGCAAAGTCGGTTTGCGCGTTTCGGCGTACGAGCGTTACGACGACGGATTTATCGATCGCTATCCGATCGACCCTTACAACTATCTCGCCGCCGATCCAAGCGGTAAGGTGAAAAAAGACGTCAACACCTATAAATCGTACGGTACGCGCGCCGCGCTGCTGATCAAGCCGGACGATACGCTCACCATCACGCCAAGTGTTCTGTATCAATACTCGCGCCTGGGTTCGCCGTATACGTTCGACGCCGTGCCGGGCAGCTTGTCGAATCCGATCCAGGTTCGCGATGTCAATGAAGCCGATGTGCAGAAATCGCTGATCGCCAACGTCGCCGTGCATAAGCAGTTCGAGTACGCGGAAGTGGTGTCGTCGACTTCGTATTTCACGCGCGAGGTGAATCTCCGGGAAGACGCGTCGAAGGTGATCAACTATTTCTTCGATCTCCCCACCGTTTATCCGGTCACCATGTTCGGCGACTACAAGAACAAGGAATTCACCGAGGAACTGCGCGCCACCAGTACGCTCGACGGTCCGCTGCAAGCGATCGCCGGCGCGTACTATCACCACGTGAACGCGCCGCTGGCGTCGTCCATTCCGTTTCCCGCCGGTTTCAATCAGACCTTCGGTACGCCTTTCCCGAATTATTCAACCATCTATGCCGGCACGCGCAACGCGGCCTTGGACGAATACGCCATCTTCGGCGAATTGTCGTATCAAATTACCGACCAGCTGAAAGCCAGCGCCGGCATGCGCGCGTTTGAAGTGACGCAGTCGTTCACGCAAACGGGCGATGGCGTGTTCAACGGCGGCTACAGCGCCGTGAGCAACCGTTCGCGCGATACCGGCGTCACGCCGAAATACACGCTGGAATATCAAATCACGCCGGACAAGATGGTGTATGCCACCGCATCGCAAGGTTATCGTCCGGGCGGTCCGAACAATCCGGCGCCGGTGTCGCTTTGCGGTCAGGAAGTGGAAGGGCTTGGATTGAACGCCTCGCAGTTGAGCACATACAGCCCGGACTACCTGTGGAACTACGAGATCGGTGCGAAAACATCGTGGCTTGATCACCGCTTGACGGTGAATGCATCGGTCTATCGCATCGATTGGAGCCAGGTGCAGCAGCAGATCGTGCTGCAGTGCGGATTCAATATCACGGCGAACTTCGGTAACGCTGTCAGCCAGGGTGGCGAAGTAGAGATGCAGTTCCGTCCAATCAAATCGCTGACGCTCGGTGCAGGCTTTGGTTATACGGATGCTTACTTGAAGAACGACGTGCCAGGCACGGATGCCAAGGCCGGCAATCGTCTCGTGAATGTGCCGCGTGTGAGCGGCTCCGCGTCGGCAGAATACCGTCACCCGGTAAGTGGAAACTACGATGGATTCCTGCGCGCGGACGTCAGCTATGTCGGTCGCGAGAATTTCCTCTACGACCAAGCCAGCCCGTTCTATCAACGCGGTGGGTTCACCACCACTAACATCCGCGCGGGCGTGCAGGGATACAATGGTTGGGACGTTTCACTGTATGCGACCAACCTGTTCAACAAACGTGGCGAGACCGATCTTCCTGTGGCCATTTCGGCAGACTTGCCGACGACGCGCCGCATGGCGATCAATCAACCGCGCACGATTGGCATGACGGTGCAGTATCAATACTGA
- a CDS encoding 3'-5' exonuclease, producing the protein MDVSHLIESLNDAQREAVCAPPGHYLVLAGAGSGKTRVLTHRIGWLNQVEHVPAWAILAVTFTNKAAGEMRARLDNLIPGGTQGLTVGTFHGIAHRLLRRHWREAGLPESFQILDADDQQRMVKRVVAGLGLDEARFPPRQAAWQINSWKDEGKRPENIEHGQHPVTRTLVQIYQAYEDACRRAGLVDFAELLLRAHELWLKQPAVLEHYQSRWRYLLIDEFQDTNALQYAWIRVLAGHSGQVFVVGDDDQAIYGWRGAKVENVQQFLRDFPGARTIKLEQNYRSTSTILKAANAVIERNGNRLGKQLWTAGDEGERISVYAAYNEQDEARFVIERIREYIAEHGDAKDCAILYRSNAQSRNFEEQLIQHDIPYRVYGGLRFFDRAEIKDALSYLRLTANRHDDAAFERAVNTPPRGIGDRTLDVLRRRARSEGASMWEAALSELTSGTELAGRAKNAVKGFLVMIDEMARAFSPSPLRGEGWGEGPTSPEVFAPNSPSPNPFPLGKGEEAGVLPGGERAQAALSLAEQIDHAITQTGLRDFYEKDSRGNAESRVENLDELVNVASRFELTPDDIEAGLSELSAFLSHAALEAGEGQGESWDNCVQLMTLHSAKGLEFPLVFLVGVEEGLFPSQRSVEDEGRLEEERRLAYVGITRARQRLIITHAESRRMHGTEMLARPSRFLAEIPPSLVDEVRPRVQVSRPLYAGRFAEQAPSLQEDMPVKLGQRVSHPSFGEGVIVSAEGSGAHTRLQVNFESAGSKWLVAAYAKLTPL; encoded by the coding sequence ATGGATGTCTCTCACCTGATCGAATCGCTTAACGACGCGCAGCGCGAAGCCGTCTGCGCACCGCCCGGCCACTACTTGGTTCTTGCCGGCGCCGGCTCCGGCAAAACTCGCGTACTCACGCATCGCATCGGCTGGCTCAATCAAGTCGAGCACGTGCCGGCCTGGGCGATTCTTGCCGTTACCTTCACGAACAAAGCCGCGGGCGAAATGCGCGCGCGCCTCGATAATCTGATTCCCGGCGGCACGCAAGGGCTTACGGTCGGCACCTTCCACGGTATCGCGCACCGCTTGTTGCGTCGTCATTGGCGCGAAGCAGGTTTGCCGGAAAGCTTTCAGATTCTGGATGCCGACGATCAACAGCGCATGGTGAAGCGCGTCGTCGCCGGTCTTGGCCTGGACGAAGCGCGTTTCCCGCCACGTCAGGCAGCTTGGCAGATCAACAGCTGGAAAGACGAAGGCAAGCGGCCGGAAAACATCGAGCACGGCCAGCACCCGGTCACACGCACGCTTGTGCAGATCTATCAGGCGTACGAAGACGCTTGCCGTCGCGCCGGCCTGGTGGACTTCGCCGAACTGCTGCTGCGCGCACACGAATTGTGGCTGAAGCAACCGGCGGTGCTGGAGCACTACCAATCACGCTGGCGTTATCTGCTGATCGACGAATTTCAGGACACCAACGCGCTGCAATATGCGTGGATTCGCGTGCTCGCAGGCCACAGCGGCCAGGTGTTCGTCGTCGGCGACGACGACCAAGCCATCTACGGTTGGCGCGGCGCAAAGGTGGAAAACGTGCAGCAATTCCTGCGCGATTTTCCCGGCGCGCGCACGATCAAACTGGAACAGAACTACCGCTCCACCTCCACCATTTTGAAAGCCGCCAACGCCGTGATCGAGCGCAACGGCAATCGCCTCGGCAAGCAGTTGTGGACGGCCGGCGATGAAGGCGAACGCATTTCGGTATACGCCGCCTACAACGAACAAGACGAAGCGCGCTTCGTGATCGAGCGCATCCGCGAATACATCGCCGAACATGGCGATGCGAAAGATTGCGCGATCCTCTATCGCTCCAACGCACAATCGCGCAACTTCGAAGAGCAGCTGATCCAGCACGATATTCCGTACCGCGTCTACGGCGGCTTGCGCTTTTTCGATCGCGCGGAAATCAAAGACGCACTCTCCTATCTTCGCCTTACCGCCAACCGCCACGACGACGCGGCGTTCGAGCGCGCCGTCAATACGCCGCCGCGAGGTATCGGCGATCGCACCTTGGATGTGTTGCGGCGACGCGCACGCAGTGAGGGCGCGTCGATGTGGGAAGCCGCGCTGAGCGAACTCACATCGGGAACGGAGTTGGCTGGGCGCGCAAAGAATGCGGTCAAGGGCTTTCTTGTGATGATCGACGAAATGGCGCGCGCCTTTTCTCCCTCTCCCCTTCGGGGAGAGGGCTGGGGTGAGGGGCCAACCTCGCCGGAAGTTTTCGCTCCGAACAGCCCCTCACCCAACCCTTTTCCCTTGGGAAAAGGAGAAGAAGCAGGTGTACTCCCCGGAGGGGAGAGGGCTCAAGCAGCATTATCGCTAGCCGAACAAATCGACCACGCCATTACGCAAACCGGTCTACGCGATTTCTACGAAAAAGACAGCCGCGGCAACGCCGAATCGCGCGTGGAAAACCTCGACGAATTGGTCAACGTCGCCAGCCGTTTCGAACTCACGCCGGACGACATCGAAGCGGGCTTGAGCGAACTGTCCGCCTTCCTTTCGCACGCCGCGCTGGAAGCCGGCGAAGGTCAAGGCGAATCCTGGGACAACTGCGTGCAGCTGATGACGCTGCATTCCGCCAAAGGTTTGGAATTTCCGTTAGTGTTTCTCGTCGGCGTGGAAGAAGGCTTATTCCCAAGCCAACGCTCGGTGGAAGACGAAGGCCGTCTGGAAGAAGAACGCCGCCTCGCCTACGTCGGCATCACGCGCGCGCGCCAGCGACTCATCATCACGCATGCCGAATCGCGCCGCATGCACGGCACGGAAATGCTCGCACGGCCATCGCGCTTCCTGGCCGAAATTCCGCCTTCATTGGTCGATGAAGTACGTCCGCGTGTGCAAGTAAGCCGTCCGCTTTATGCGGGTCGTTTTGCCGAACAGGCGCCGTCGTTGCAGGAAGACATGCCGGTGAAGTTGGGTCAACGCGTCAGCCACCCCAGTTTCGGCGAGGGCGTGATCGTGAGCGCCGAGGGCAGCGGCGCACATACGCGCTTGCAGGTGAATTTCGAGAGCGCTGGCAGCAAATGGCTGGTCGCCGCGTATGCCAAGCTCACGCCATTGTGA
- a CDS encoding TOBE domain-containing protein has translation MLKLKGILSLQSGNQILGGADRIALLAKIQETGSITAAARAVGVSYKGAWDAIDAMNNLADEPLVTRITGGKGGGGTRLTERGQRLIETFSALEEVHRRFLSQFETLTDASADDIKLIGSLMLRTSARNQFSGRVTVIHKGVVNDTVELVLPGGEHVVANLTCESTENLGLQVGSEAVALIKASSVMLALPSDEMRLSARNQFAGTVTHVTEGPVNADVRVQLAGGNVMSAVITKESVSQLGLEEGVPVIAVVKASSVILGTTR, from the coding sequence ATGCTTAAGCTGAAAGGCATACTTTCGCTTCAGTCCGGCAATCAGATACTGGGCGGCGCCGACCGCATCGCGCTGCTGGCCAAGATCCAGGAAACCGGCTCGATTACGGCCGCCGCGCGCGCGGTCGGGGTCAGCTACAAAGGCGCGTGGGACGCCATCGACGCCATGAACAATCTGGCCGACGAACCCCTGGTCACGCGCATCACCGGCGGCAAAGGCGGCGGCGGCACACGCCTGACCGAGCGAGGTCAGCGGCTTATCGAAACCTTTAGCGCACTGGAAGAAGTGCACCGCCGATTCTTATCGCAGTTCGAAACGCTGACCGACGCCTCGGCCGACGACATCAAGCTGATAGGTAGCCTTATGCTGCGAACCAGTGCCCGCAATCAGTTTTCCGGCCGGGTCACCGTCATCCACAAAGGCGTGGTTAACGACACGGTGGAATTGGTGCTCCCTGGCGGCGAACACGTCGTGGCGAACCTCACCTGCGAAAGCACGGAAAACCTCGGTCTTCAGGTCGGCAGCGAAGCCGTGGCGCTGATCAAAGCATCGTCGGTCATGCTGGCGCTTCCCTCCGACGAGATGCGGCTGTCGGCACGGAACCAATTCGCAGGCACCGTCACCCATGTCACCGAAGGTCCGGTCAACGCGGATGTGCGCGTTCAATTGGCCGGTGGCAACGTCATGTCGGCCGTGATCACCAAGGAGAGCGTGTCCCAGCTCGGCTTGGAGGAAGGCGTGCCGGTGATCGCAGTGGTGAAGGCCTCCAGCGTGATTCTGGGCACCACCCGCTAG
- a CDS encoding FUSC family protein, whose product MSTRPLRDIRRELGYFDRQLQDFYQRLPWSHRLVNGLSLAAQAIVGASLGYGLGLLLHTQQAFWGALTAIAVTQQTYLDTRKSSLDQVIGAAIGATVAIAGSFLVQDNYWAYVFTMAISIVLCWLFNVGNAGKLSATTVTIVMLVPHSGPFWTIALTRLGEVTIGIASALVVTGVAHKLEKWCFGDKPHAGT is encoded by the coding sequence ATGAGCACGCGACCCCTGCGCGACATCCGTCGCGAACTCGGCTACTTCGATCGGCAACTGCAAGATTTCTACCAGCGCTTGCCGTGGAGCCATCGTTTGGTCAACGGTTTGTCGCTAGCGGCGCAGGCTATTGTCGGCGCAAGCCTCGGTTACGGACTTGGTTTGCTGTTGCATACGCAACAAGCTTTCTGGGGCGCGCTGACGGCCATCGCCGTCACGCAGCAAACGTATCTCGATACTCGCAAGTCGTCGCTCGATCAGGTAATCGGCGCCGCCATCGGCGCGACGGTGGCAATCGCTGGCTCTTTCCTCGTGCAAGACAATTACTGGGCTTACGTGTTCACGATGGCGATATCCATCGTGCTGTGCTGGCTCTTCAACGTCGGCAACGCCGGCAAGCTCAGCGCCACCACGGTCACCATCGTGATGCTGGTTCCGCACAGCGGTCCGTTCTGGACGATTGCGCTTACGCGTTTGGGCGAGGTCACCATCGGCATCGCCAGTGCGCTGGTCGTGACGGGTGTCGCGCACAAATTGGAAAAGTGGTGCTTCGGCGATAAACCGCACGCCGGCACATGA